In the genome of Eggerthella sp. YY7918, one region contains:
- a CDS encoding NAD(P)H-hydrate epimerase, protein MNVYVSNIVLAAISFPLLALFITLPYMIYQYRKFGSIPWLRTLIVYSFVFYLLCAYFLVLLPLPEDRSALVSYAQTPQLVPFNFMREFLAQTTFSLTAPVTWLATLRDPYIYEALFNVLLLVPLGMYLRYYFRRTWWQTLIIGFLVTLSFELSQLTGLWGLYEHPYRLFDVDDLIMNTLGAMVGFWMVGPAMRVLPDIRLVNEEAREAGMRASVTKRLLSFVIDVIIQLALVALVGFVSVLMGLPEWLEAQGVPRGTIAQGIELVLLVCVFVITPCLTRGQTLGQKLLKLRIVRSDASQARWYQYLARYGLLFLMAWAPFAVLFGVFTLDYSQATELNTVAVFVSEHQEVLFLLWLVIMTAWALSIIVRAVRSWRMKRPFIMLNGLISNTRVMTEAGVTHERERRAALDVAQVAALERIIAEEGTPLAELMEQAGRAAADEVRAWVPDPAPIVVLAGAGNNGGDGWVCARALAEAGYPVKLVVPDLAERLKAEPARSTALEIFADASERNLPLHVLVAPDTDILTDAIDGAEGIVDALLGTGFSGSDVREPYASWIDAANRRRFEGSRGKGRGRHRKREHQRGGHERMRARALPAKAKDAPFALAIDVPSGLSAQDGAVARPCFAADETVTMLAFKPGLALDATTPWTGAVKLAPLVDIKPYLERLSAKQTDSH, encoded by the coding sequence ATGAACGTCTACGTTTCCAATATCGTGCTTGCAGCGATTTCATTTCCGCTGCTCGCGCTTTTTATTACGCTGCCCTACATGATCTATCAGTACCGCAAGTTCGGCTCTATTCCGTGGTTGCGCACGCTTATCGTCTACTCGTTTGTGTTCTATCTGTTGTGCGCGTATTTCCTCGTGCTGCTACCGCTGCCCGAAGATCGTTCGGCACTCGTGTCCTATGCCCAAACACCGCAGCTTGTGCCGTTCAACTTCATGCGCGAGTTTCTGGCTCAAACCACGTTTTCGCTCACCGCACCCGTCACCTGGCTCGCCACCCTACGTGATCCGTATATATACGAAGCGCTGTTCAACGTATTGCTTCTGGTGCCGCTGGGCATGTATTTGCGCTACTACTTTCGTCGCACCTGGTGGCAGACGCTTATCATCGGCTTTCTGGTCACGCTTTCCTTCGAACTTTCGCAGCTCACGGGACTGTGGGGCCTCTACGAACATCCCTACCGCCTGTTCGACGTTGACGATTTGATCATGAATACGCTCGGCGCCATGGTGGGCTTTTGGATGGTCGGACCGGCCATGCGTGTCTTGCCCGACATACGCTTGGTTAACGAGGAAGCGCGCGAAGCGGGTATGCGAGCAAGCGTGACGAAACGGCTCCTTTCCTTTGTGATTGACGTGATAATACAGCTCGCCCTTGTTGCCCTGGTGGGATTCGTGAGCGTCTTGATGGGCCTGCCGGAATGGCTTGAGGCGCAAGGTGTGCCGCGCGGTACGATTGCGCAGGGTATCGAACTTGTGCTCCTCGTGTGCGTGTTTGTGATAACGCCGTGCCTCACCCGCGGCCAAACACTCGGCCAGAAACTGCTGAAACTGCGTATCGTACGCTCCGACGCCTCGCAGGCGCGGTGGTATCAGTACCTTGCGCGCTATGGTCTTTTATTCCTTATGGCGTGGGCGCCGTTTGCAGTCCTCTTCGGCGTGTTCACGCTTGACTATTCGCAGGCAACCGAATTGAACACGGTAGCGGTGTTTGTCAGCGAACATCAAGAAGTTCTCTTTTTGCTCTGGCTGGTGATCATGACCGCCTGGGCGCTGTCGATCATCGTACGCGCCGTACGATCCTGGCGAATGAAACGCCCCTTCATTATGCTGAACGGCCTGATCAGCAATACGCGTGTCATGACCGAAGCGGGCGTGACGCACGAGCGCGAACGCCGTGCAGCACTGGACGTTGCCCAGGTGGCCGCTCTTGAACGCATAATTGCCGAGGAAGGCACGCCCCTAGCCGAGCTTATGGAACAAGCCGGGCGCGCCGCCGCCGACGAGGTGCGTGCATGGGTACCCGATCCCGCGCCCATCGTTGTGCTGGCAGGAGCCGGCAACAACGGAGGAGATGGTTGGGTGTGCGCCCGGGCACTTGCCGAGGCAGGATACCCGGTAAAACTGGTCGTACCCGATTTGGCCGAACGCCTCAAAGCAGAACCCGCGCGTTCTACCGCTCTAGAAATATTCGCCGATGCAAGCGAGCGCAATCTCCCGCTGCATGTACTCGTCGCGCCCGATACCGATATCCTCACCGATGCGATTGATGGAGCCGAAGGCATTGTCGATGCTCTGCTGGGAACGGGTTTTTCGGGAAGCGACGTGCGCGAACCCTACGCAAGCTGGATCGATGCCGCGAACCGTCGACGCTTCGAAGGTTCGCGCGGCAAAGGTCGCGGCCGGCACCGCAAGCGCGAACACCAACGCGGCGGTCATGAGCGCATGCGCGCACGCGCACTTCCCGCCAAGGCAAAAGACGCGCCCTTTGCGCTTGCCATCGATGTTCCCAGCGGTCTTTCCGCCCAAGACGGCGCCGTGGCCCGACCCTGCTTCGCCGCAGATGAAACGGTGACGATGCTTGCATTCAAGCCGGGTCTTGCCCTTGACGCAACCACCCCATGGACGGGAGCCGTTAAGCTGGCCCCGCTCGTGGACATCAAGCCCTACCTTGAGCGTTTGTCCGCAAAACAGACAGATTCCCACTAG
- a CDS encoding methylated-DNA--[protein]-cysteine S-methyltransferase, whose protein sequence is MASALTHFTYNTPVGHITIASNGTAITEIAFGVRTLAGEKRATELTNRAANQLQEYFAGKRRTFDLPLAPAGTDFQKRVWTALKDIPYGQTCSYSDIAAAIGNPKACRAVGGANNKNPLPIVVPCHRVVGANGALVGYGGGVKIKTFLLDLERKTLEQSR, encoded by the coding sequence GTGGCATCAGCCTTAACGCACTTCACGTACAACACCCCCGTCGGACACATCACCATCGCTTCAAACGGTACGGCGATTACCGAAATCGCTTTTGGCGTACGAACGCTTGCGGGAGAAAAGCGCGCCACCGAACTGACCAACCGCGCAGCCAATCAGTTGCAGGAGTACTTCGCTGGCAAACGGCGCACGTTTGATCTTCCTCTCGCACCCGCCGGAACCGACTTCCAAAAGCGAGTGTGGACCGCACTGAAGGACATCCCCTACGGCCAGACCTGCTCGTATAGCGACATCGCCGCAGCTATCGGCAACCCCAAAGCGTGCCGTGCGGTCGGGGGCGCCAACAACAAAAACCCCCTTCCCATCGTCGTTCCCTGCCATCGCGTCGTCGGAGCAAACGGTGCGCTGGTCGGCTATGGTGGAGGCGTGAAGATAAAAACATTTCTGCTCGATCTTGAACGAAAAACTTTAGAACAATCCCGGTAG
- the rpe gene encoding ribulose-phosphate 3-epimerase: protein MFEPVKIAPSILSADFMNLGRDIALIEQAGAGYVHVDVMDGHFVPNLTMGVPVVKQLKRATALPLDVHLMITNPLEQLPWFLEAGADSVTVHAEVLNAEELACALATIREAGVKAAVSVKPKTDIAVLEPVMPDVDMILVMSVEPGFSGQGYIEGSEDKVARIAKMARAAGVAPLIQVDGGIGVATAPRVAAAGADVLVCGNAVFAADDPACALVAVRDAAEAARLAAVVNA, encoded by the coding sequence ATGTTTGAACCGGTAAAAATTGCGCCGTCCATTCTGTCAGCTGATTTCATGAACCTCGGGCGCGACATCGCGCTCATCGAGCAGGCAGGTGCGGGCTATGTGCACGTCGATGTCATGGATGGGCATTTTGTTCCCAATTTGACCATGGGCGTACCGGTGGTCAAGCAGCTTAAACGCGCCACGGCGCTGCCGCTTGACGTTCATCTGATGATTACGAATCCGCTTGAGCAGCTGCCGTGGTTTCTTGAGGCGGGGGCCGATTCCGTGACGGTGCATGCGGAAGTGCTCAACGCAGAAGAGCTTGCTTGTGCGCTTGCAACCATCCGTGAAGCGGGTGTAAAGGCTGCGGTCAGCGTGAAGCCGAAAACCGACATCGCTGTGCTTGAACCGGTGATGCCGGATGTGGATATGATACTTGTGATGAGTGTGGAACCCGGTTTTTCGGGACAGGGCTATATCGAAGGCAGCGAGGATAAGGTTGCGCGTATTGCAAAGATGGCCCGCGCGGCCGGTGTCGCACCGCTTATCCAGGTGGATGGAGGAATCGGGGTCGCAACCGCTCCGCGCGTGGCGGCCGCCGGCGCCGATGTGCTTGTGTGCGGCAACGCGGTGTTCGCCGCCGACGATCCCGCTTGCGCCCTTGTAGCCGTGCGCGACGCTGCCGAAGCGGCACGTCTCGCTGCTGTGGTGAATGCGTAA
- a CDS encoding NAD(P)H-dependent glycerol-3-phosphate dehydrogenase, giving the protein MKIAVIGAGSWGTALANVLAGNGHNVGLWARKPEVVNTINTEHRNPRYLSDVALSENIVATLSYKDALLYARAAVIVTPSNLMRGVARALSDVVDADFPIIICSKGVEESSGLLPVEVFESEMGNASRLAVLSGPNHAEEVVKGVPSGTVIASPSDETAVFFRDMFASETFRTYVSDDVNGVELCAAFKNVIAIAVGVSYGLGFGDNTAAMLMTRGLAEMSRLVVRAGGDALTCMGLAGTGDLIATCTSPHSRNRRFGELVAAGGTLDDFTAQTHMVAEGALACRTIATLSERYDVELPITDVVRSVVWEGADPRALAQTLINRPLTTEFYGL; this is encoded by the coding sequence ATGAAGATAGCGGTCATCGGGGCAGGGTCGTGGGGGACGGCGCTTGCGAACGTGCTAGCGGGCAATGGGCACAACGTGGGGCTGTGGGCTCGCAAGCCCGAGGTCGTGAACACCATCAATACAGAGCATCGCAATCCACGTTATCTGAGCGATGTCGCCCTGTCTGAAAACATCGTCGCTACGCTTTCGTATAAAGACGCCCTTCTGTATGCGCGCGCTGCCGTCATCGTGACGCCCTCGAACCTCATGCGGGGTGTAGCTCGGGCGCTTTCCGATGTGGTGGATGCCGATTTTCCGATCATCATCTGCTCAAAGGGCGTTGAAGAATCAAGCGGGCTTTTGCCGGTGGAAGTGTTTGAATCCGAGATGGGAAACGCCAGCCGCCTTGCCGTGCTTTCGGGACCCAACCATGCCGAAGAGGTGGTCAAAGGTGTGCCGTCGGGTACGGTTATCGCCTCGCCTTCTGACGAGACGGCCGTGTTTTTCCGGGATATGTTTGCTTCCGAAACGTTCAGAACCTACGTGAGCGACGACGTAAACGGCGTTGAACTATGCGCGGCATTCAAGAACGTTATCGCCATTGCGGTAGGCGTGTCCTATGGGCTTGGCTTTGGCGACAACACGGCCGCCATGCTCATGACGCGCGGCTTGGCCGAGATGAGCCGCCTGGTGGTGCGCGCCGGGGGAGACGCGCTCACCTGCATGGGGTTGGCCGGTACGGGTGACCTTATTGCCACCTGCACCTCGCCGCATTCGCGCAACCGCCGCTTCGGCGAACTGGTGGCTGCGGGCGGTACGCTCGATGATTTTACGGCGCAGACCCATATGGTGGCGGAAGGGGCGCTTGCGTGCAGAACTATCGCGACGCTTTCAGAGCGTTACGATGTGGAGCTGCCCATCACCGATGTGGTGCGCAGTGTCGTGTGGGAAGGCGCCGACCCGCGCGCCCTTGCGCAGACTCTCATCAATCGCCCCCTGACGACGGAGTTCTACGGTCTGTAA
- a CDS encoding histidinol-phosphatase HisJ family protein: MELVTTHTHTCFTNHGEGTVEELVSAAEQAGVTTIAVTEHFPLTDAFDPRHYVAMPADRVDAYLDAIEAARAAHPTIEVITGCELDWLGDDEDRTLTAADFAPFQLILGSVHFVDTWPFDDPAQRGRWDEVGADDIWKRYFEVWCEAASSDAPFQVMAHPDLAKKFGFYPSFDPQPLYDAAAETCAAAGRMVEVNTSGMHYACKEMFPAPALLAAFCRAGVPCTVGTDAHKPEHVARGIEDAYRLMAQAGYRTVTVPTADGDRREIPIG; the protein is encoded by the coding sequence ATGGAACTGGTTACCACACACACCCACACGTGTTTCACCAACCATGGCGAAGGTACCGTCGAAGAACTGGTATCAGCCGCCGAACAGGCCGGAGTCACCACTATTGCCGTCACGGAGCACTTTCCGCTGACCGATGCGTTCGATCCGCGACACTATGTGGCCATGCCTGCCGATCGGGTGGATGCGTATCTTGACGCGATCGAAGCGGCCCGTGCGGCGCATCCCACTATTGAAGTTATCACTGGCTGTGAGCTCGACTGGCTGGGCGACGACGAGGATCGCACCTTGACCGCTGCCGACTTTGCGCCCTTTCAACTCATTTTGGGGTCTGTGCACTTCGTGGACACCTGGCCCTTCGACGATCCCGCCCAGCGCGGACGTTGGGATGAGGTGGGCGCCGACGACATCTGGAAGCGCTACTTTGAGGTGTGGTGCGAGGCGGCATCTTCGGATGCTCCCTTCCAGGTGATGGCGCATCCCGACCTTGCAAAGAAATTCGGCTTCTATCCCAGCTTCGATCCGCAACCGCTCTACGATGCGGCTGCTGAAACCTGTGCGGCTGCCGGACGTATGGTGGAGGTCAATACCTCGGGCATGCACTACGCGTGCAAAGAGATGTTCCCGGCTCCGGCGCTGCTGGCGGCATTTTGTCGCGCGGGCGTTCCCTGTACCGTGGGCACCGATGCGCACAAGCCCGAACACGTGGCGCGCGGCATCGAGGACGCGTATCGGCTTATGGCGCAGGCAGGGTACCGAACAGTAACGGTGCCGACAGCCGACGGCGACCGCCGAGAAATTCCCATCGGGTAA
- a CDS encoding zinc ribbon domain-containing protein, which yields MQVTTDEVVTLLKMQHIDMEIMRARKQLEGLPQRAVILEARTKKRTIEQKRDKLDALHAEASAKLSRISDEDASLAEKQQRVQEEIDSTRSGYRDVEARSRELNGYAKRRNTLDGELAAIGEELSKIESMQAQVNQLLAGLHEKESVATESFVKEGGALKQTLSNLEGERGVLAASLPDELIALYEKTAKRTGGVAIGRLRGDSCGVCRMVIEGGHLIDMKRQGNLAPCPQCGRLLILQ from the coding sequence ATGCAGGTAACTACCGATGAAGTGGTCACACTTCTCAAAATGCAGCACATCGATATGGAAATCATGCGCGCCCGGAAACAGCTTGAAGGCCTTCCTCAGCGTGCGGTCATCTTAGAGGCGCGAACGAAAAAGCGCACCATCGAGCAGAAGCGCGACAAACTTGATGCACTTCATGCCGAGGCATCTGCGAAACTTTCACGCATCAGCGATGAAGACGCGTCGCTTGCCGAAAAGCAGCAGCGTGTTCAGGAGGAAATCGATTCGACTCGCAGCGGATATCGCGACGTGGAAGCACGCTCGCGCGAGCTCAACGGCTATGCGAAGCGTCGCAATACGCTCGATGGCGAGCTGGCGGCTATCGGCGAGGAGCTTTCGAAGATTGAGAGTATGCAGGCGCAGGTCAACCAGTTGCTTGCGGGTTTGCATGAGAAGGAATCCGTCGCCACCGAGTCGTTTGTCAAAGAGGGTGGGGCGCTGAAGCAGACGCTGTCGAACCTTGAGGGGGAGCGCGGAGTTCTTGCGGCATCGCTTCCCGATGAGCTTATCGCGCTCTACGAAAAGACCGCCAAGCGAACCGGCGGGGTGGCCATTGGCCGTTTGCGGGGGGACAGCTGCGGCGTGTGCCGCATGGTTATCGAGGGTGGGCATCTCATCGATATGAAGCGCCAGGGCAACCTTGCCCCCTGTCCGCAGTGCGGGCGTCTGCTGATACTGCAATAA
- a CDS encoding Nif3-like dinuclear metal center hexameric protein, producing MAAAKNSKRVSAERGLAQRASGPLSKQPLSWTTGALEQALLAEFPAADAEAWDRTGLTVGDPARLIRGIAVALDPTVEAIETAADRGANVLVTHHPAFLAPPDSFMPASSVAANPGAGVWRAVQREVSVMSFHTALDVSARVQRVLPGMLSLSFERVLMPLAGSVEKGYGQLCVPAKDDDLTLGQLAARCTSVFARSPRVWGDFSRPLERMVTCTGSAGDLGRACLRAQVDCLVCGEIKYHEALELSQAGLAVIDLGHDTSELPLVAVLVAAIEGVGIPRESITVVDQGENWTYPETVRV from the coding sequence ATGGCAGCAGCGAAGAATTCAAAACGTGTCTCAGCCGAGCGAGGACTTGCGCAACGGGCTTCGGGCCCGCTTTCAAAGCAGCCGCTTTCGTGGACGACCGGCGCGCTCGAACAAGCGCTTCTCGCGGAATTTCCTGCTGCCGACGCCGAAGCATGGGACCGTACGGGATTGACGGTGGGGGATCCTGCGCGCCTTATTCGTGGCATTGCCGTGGCGCTTGATCCTACCGTCGAAGCCATTGAGACGGCGGCTGACCGCGGTGCCAACGTGCTCGTGACGCATCATCCCGCGTTTTTGGCCCCGCCCGACTCCTTCATGCCCGCATCTTCGGTGGCGGCAAATCCAGGTGCGGGTGTGTGGCGCGCAGTGCAGCGCGAGGTGTCGGTCATGTCGTTTCACACTGCGCTCGACGTGAGCGCCCGTGTCCAGCGCGTGTTGCCGGGTATGCTGAGCCTTTCCTTTGAACGGGTGCTTATGCCGCTTGCGGGCAGCGTGGAGAAGGGTTATGGCCAGCTGTGCGTCCCAGCAAAAGACGATGACCTCACGCTCGGACAGTTGGCGGCTCGGTGCACGTCGGTGTTTGCGCGTTCCCCGCGCGTATGGGGCGATTTCTCGCGTCCGCTTGAGCGTATGGTGACGTGTACCGGTTCGGCGGGCGACCTGGGTCGTGCGTGCTTGCGCGCGCAGGTGGACTGCCTTGTGTGCGGCGAGATTAAATATCACGAAGCGCTTGAGCTTTCTCAGGCGGGCTTAGCGGTGATCGACCTGGGTCACGATACGAGCGAATTGCCGCTTGTCGCGGTGCTGGTTGCTGCCATCGAAGGTGTGGGTATACCCCGCGAATCGATTACTGTCGTCGATCAAGGGGAAAACTGGACGTATCCTGAAACCGTACGAGTATAA
- a CDS encoding cysteine desulfurase family protein: MAFDPSTYVYLDYAATAPLCEEAADAMAPFGVPGVMNLAVGGNANSLHSPGRAAFAAFEQARKSLARDLGARRPDEIIFTSGATEADGAALFGIAHAATAERRRSGAGDFVPHVIVSAVEHDAVLAPAKRFEAQGFRVTRLKPNRQGFIEVSALERALDADTVLVSIQAANSEVGSVHPIAELARAAHEAGAFFHTDAVQALGKVPVQMEAWDVDAASFSAHKVGGPKGVGVLYLKARVPFEAQALGGGQEGGRRSGTQNVAGAVGYAAAVRAVVEAQKDEAKRLRALRDELYAACARMQGVEATVNVDRGSEQFLPNIVHVMVHGHESETLILRLDALGFGVSGGSACASHSLEPSHVLQALDIDADRALGALRISMGRFTTEEDVRAFIDALPRVME; this comes from the coding sequence ATGGCGTTTGATCCTTCCACCTATGTATACCTTGACTATGCGGCTACCGCGCCTTTGTGCGAGGAGGCTGCAGATGCGATGGCTCCTTTTGGGGTGCCGGGCGTTATGAATCTGGCTGTCGGCGGCAACGCGAACTCGTTGCACAGCCCGGGACGCGCGGCGTTTGCGGCCTTTGAGCAGGCGCGCAAATCACTTGCTCGCGACCTAGGCGCACGACGCCCCGACGAGATTATCTTCACATCAGGTGCCACCGAAGCCGATGGCGCGGCTCTGTTCGGCATCGCGCACGCCGCTACCGCCGAGCGTCGCCGGAGTGGCGCCGGCGATTTCGTTCCCCATGTCATCGTTTCGGCGGTCGAGCACGATGCGGTGCTTGCGCCCGCAAAACGTTTTGAGGCGCAGGGTTTTCGCGTGACGCGTCTTAAGCCGAATCGCCAAGGTTTTATCGAAGTGAGCGCGCTTGAGCGTGCGCTTGACGCCGACACCGTACTCGTTTCCATTCAGGCTGCGAATTCCGAAGTGGGAAGCGTGCATCCCATCGCCGAGCTTGCGCGCGCCGCGCACGAAGCGGGAGCATTCTTTCACACCGATGCTGTGCAGGCGCTTGGTAAAGTGCCCGTGCAGATGGAGGCGTGGGATGTCGATGCCGCTTCGTTTTCGGCCCATAAGGTGGGTGGCCCTAAAGGGGTCGGTGTACTGTATCTGAAGGCGCGCGTGCCGTTTGAAGCCCAGGCGCTTGGCGGCGGCCAAGAGGGCGGCAGACGCAGCGGCACGCAAAACGTTGCCGGAGCGGTGGGATATGCAGCGGCCGTACGCGCTGTCGTTGAAGCGCAAAAGGACGAGGCGAAGCGGCTGCGCGCGCTGCGCGATGAATTATATGCAGCGTGTGCTCGCATGCAGGGTGTTGAGGCGACGGTGAACGTCGATAGGGGAAGTGAGCAGTTTCTGCCGAACATCGTTCACGTGATGGTGCACGGGCATGAAAGCGAGACGCTCATTTTGCGTCTTGATGCCCTGGGATTTGGTGTGTCGGGCGGGTCGGCCTGCGCGTCACATTCGCTTGAGCCGAGCCACGTGCTGCAGGCGCTTGATATCGACGCGGATCGTGCGCTGGGAGCCCTGCGCATTTCAATGGGTCGGTTTACCACCGAAGAGGACGTTCGCGCCTTTATTGACGCGCTGCCTCGCGTGATGGAATAG